In one Parageobacillus genomosp. 1 genomic region, the following are encoded:
- the fliS gene encoding flagellar export chaperone FliS: MTMNNPYQSYQTNAVQTASPGELTLMLYNGCLKFIKLARKAIDENNISARNENLIKAQNIIQELMVTLNMEYEVAKSMMLMYDYIYRRLVEANVKNDAAILDEVEGYVTEFRDTWKQVIQINRQRQYAQGGQA, translated from the coding sequence ATGACCATGAACAATCCGTATCAAAGCTACCAAACGAACGCGGTGCAGACGGCGTCGCCAGGCGAGTTGACATTGATGTTATACAACGGCTGCTTGAAATTTATTAAACTAGCGCGCAAGGCGATTGATGAAAACAATATTTCTGCGCGAAATGAAAACTTGATTAAGGCGCAGAACATTATTCAAGAGCTGATGGTGACGCTCAATATGGAATACGAAGTCGCGAAATCGATGATGCTCATGTACGATTACATTTACCGCCGGCTTGTCGAGGCGAACGTGAAAAATGATGCGGCGATTTTGGATGAAGTCGAAGGGTATGTGACCGAGTTTCGCGATACGTGGAAGCAAGTGATCCAAATCAACCGGCAGCGCCAATACGCGCAAGGCGGGCAAGCGTAA
- a CDS encoding flagellar hook-associated protein 2, whose product MASNMRIGGLASGMDIDQIVSDLMKAERMPLDKLKQKKQILEWQRDDYREMNSLLFALRNEVFNMKLSSKYRVRTATSSNEAKVTATATSSASTASYTITEVKQLASAATKVSTDTTDPKKGISKDPTKKIDVTKGLHSITGDFDKTLTWKAGSVKSETIAVTSDSTTFTLSNIKTADGQSVLLDDGDVDGVLDDIVVKVDGKVYKVVNRAPLATGEVQIDSDGKLTFFDTIKKDSTVKVDYYTNKEIEEKTLSEATKEIQLAKGSIVGNSFKLEYGGEVYTYDAVDKRIEDKNGNQVGTIDLESGKITMDTEIAKDTVVKITYQQNYFTFGITTYDASGQAVTEKFGVQGNESLNTVINRINSSSVGVTMFYDSFSDKVTLTRKETGDFNKSGDEIITSGEFLNTVLKFGSAVEQGGQNAKFTINGLETERTSNTFEISGVTFTLKDTFSTSDPSVSISISNNTEAVFENIKNFIDKYNETIEKIQNKISEERYRDYPPLTDEQKEAMSEKQIELWEEKAKSGLLRRDPILSSGLSQMRLNFYEPVSNEAINPKYKQLASIGITTSPNYLDGGKLIIDEAKLKAAIEEDPESIEKLFISSGTTDSEKGIMTRLYDTIDNIMEKINERAGKSTWTNNQFTIGKNLLDLERRIDAFEDRLKQIEDRYWRQFTAMEEAIQRANQQSMYLMNAFGGGMQG is encoded by the coding sequence TTGGCAAGCAACATGCGCATTGGCGGCCTAGCGAGCGGGATGGATATCGACCAAATCGTCAGCGATTTGATGAAAGCGGAGCGGATGCCGCTCGATAAGTTGAAACAGAAAAAGCAAATTTTAGAGTGGCAGCGCGATGATTATCGGGAGATGAACTCTCTTCTTTTTGCTTTAAGAAATGAAGTATTTAACATGAAATTATCATCAAAGTACCGTGTAAGAACAGCAACTTCGTCTAACGAAGCGAAAGTAACAGCTACAGCGACAAGTTCAGCAAGTACGGCTTCTTATACCATAACAGAAGTAAAACAGTTAGCATCGGCTGCGACAAAGGTGAGTACCGATACTACTGATCCAAAGAAAGGAATATCAAAAGATCCTACAAAAAAAATTGATGTAACAAAGGGATTGCATTCTATAACTGGTGACTTTGACAAAACTCTTACTTGGAAAGCGGGGAGTGTTAAAAGCGAAACGATAGCCGTCACGTCAGATTCAACGACGTTTACGTTGAGCAATATAAAAACTGCAGATGGACAATCAGTCTTATTGGATGATGGAGATGTTGATGGCGTTTTAGATGATATTGTTGTGAAAGTAGATGGTAAAGTTTATAAGGTAGTAAACAGAGCGCCATTAGCTACGGGAGAGGTACAAATTGATAGCGACGGTAAATTAACTTTTTTTGACACAATAAAAAAAGATAGTACGGTAAAAGTAGACTATTATACTAATAAAGAAATTGAGGAAAAAACACTTTCCGAGGCAACAAAAGAGATTCAATTAGCGAAAGGTTCTATTGTTGGTAATAGTTTTAAGCTTGAATATGGCGGTGAAGTATATACGTATGATGCAGTAGACAAGAGAATTGAAGATAAAAATGGCAATCAAGTTGGTACGATTGATTTAGAAAGTGGCAAAATTACAATGGATACTGAGATTGCCAAAGATACGGTTGTTAAAATCACTTACCAGCAAAATTATTTTACTTTTGGAATCACTACTTATGATGCATCTGGGCAAGCTGTTACAGAAAAATTTGGTGTTCAAGGCAATGAATCATTAAATACAGTCATTAACCGCATTAATAGTTCAAGTGTTGGCGTTACCATGTTTTATGATTCATTTTCCGATAAAGTTACTTTAACGCGAAAGGAAACAGGAGATTTTAATAAATCTGGCGATGAAATCATTACATCTGGTGAGTTCTTGAACACCGTATTGAAATTTGGAAGTGCTGTCGAACAAGGTGGGCAAAATGCAAAATTTACGATTAACGGGTTAGAGACGGAACGTACGTCCAATACATTCGAGATATCAGGGGTAACGTTTACGCTTAAAGATACATTTTCGACATCTGATCCGAGTGTATCTATTTCGATTAGTAATAATACGGAAGCGGTGTTTGAAAACATTAAAAATTTCATTGATAAATATAATGAAACGATTGAAAAAATTCAAAATAAAATTTCAGAGGAGCGTTATCGTGATTATCCACCATTAACCGACGAACAAAAAGAAGCGATGTCCGAGAAGCAAATCGAACTTTGGGAAGAGAAAGCAAAGAGCGGTTTGCTCAGAAGAGACCCGATCCTTTCTAGTGGATTATCACAAATGCGGTTAAATTTTTATGAACCTGTTTCTAATGAAGCAATTAATCCAAAATATAAACAGCTTGCTAGCATTGGTATTACAACATCACCAAACTATTTAGATGGTGGTAAATTAATTATTGATGAAGCAAAGCTAAAAGCGGCAATCGAAGAAGATCCTGAATCGATTGAAAAATTATTTATAAGCTCAGGTACAACTGATTCTGAAAAAGGGATTATGACTCGATTATATGATACGATTGATAATATAATGGAAAAAATTAATGAACGTGCTGGTAAATCAACATGGACAAACAACCAATTTACGATTGGGAAAAACTTGCTCGATCTTGAGAGACGTATTGATGCCTTCGAAGATCGTCTCAAACAAATCGAAGACCGCTACTGGCGCCAGTTTACGGCAATGGAAGAAGCGATTCAGCGCGCCAATCAGCAAAGCATGTACTTAATGAATGCCTTTGGCGGGGGAATGCAGGGATAA
- the flaG gene encoding flagellar protein FlaG: protein MTVERVSSHSPSYFYENVRNEKASSMIESQKQNHASTSETPQQDLPKEKLEEVVKGLNEFLQPSHTSIKFELHDELQEYYVQIVDERTHEVIREIPPKKLLDMYAAMMEFVGLIVDKKI from the coding sequence ATGACGGTGGAACGGGTATCTTCCCATTCTCCTTCTTATTTCTATGAAAATGTTCGTAATGAAAAGGCAAGTAGCATGATAGAATCGCAAAAGCAGAACCATGCCAGCACTTCAGAAACTCCACAGCAAGACCTCCCGAAAGAAAAGCTGGAAGAAGTCGTAAAAGGCTTAAACGAATTTTTGCAGCCAAGCCATACATCTATCAAGTTTGAGCTACATGACGAACTGCAGGAATATTACGTCCAAATTGTCGATGAACGGACACATGAAGTGATTCGCGAAATTCCGCCGAAAAAGCTGTTGGATATGTACGCGGCGATGATGGAATTTGTCGGGTTGATTGTCGATAAAAAAATTTAA
- a CDS encoding LAGLIDADG family DNA endonuclease, translated as MILHKVEKLLGLLPFDALSMLAGKLLGDADLAIQEKRRPRFRFSHTISDKEWCFYCYEKLNKHIKLSPPKYRKVIDSRTRNGFTEQYYVQSATSEVIDLLKDIWYPHQKKVVPFHLLTHVFTPLCLAWWYQDDGHLKIENGQVKKVIIATNAFSTDENKKLIKLIEQRYNLKFSLDKQNRLTLYDKPQIFYFIRLIKPYVHKSMNRKIQLPIINKETSAKRTTIYLPVSIPIQQPTKDIHTLLNRLPMLNAKLHEPNIYHSLFTTYFQKLRMNKATYRAYQIRLTSEQIHWLHECQNATGFTISQIVHLCAIHHM; from the coding sequence ATGATTTTGCACAAAGTTGAAAAATTATTGGGTCTTCTTCCATTCGATGCATTAAGCATGCTGGCGGGAAAATTGTTAGGTGATGCCGATTTAGCTATTCAAGAAAAGAGACGACCACGTTTTCGATTTTCCCATACAATTTCCGACAAAGAATGGTGCTTTTATTGCTACGAAAAACTAAACAAACATATAAAATTATCTCCACCAAAATACAGAAAAGTCATTGATTCAAGGACGAGGAACGGATTTACCGAACAATATTACGTTCAATCTGCTACTTCTGAAGTGATTGATCTACTAAAAGATATTTGGTACCCGCATCAGAAAAAAGTCGTTCCTTTCCACCTGCTGACTCACGTATTTACCCCTCTTTGTCTCGCATGGTGGTATCAAGACGACGGACATTTAAAAATAGAAAATGGTCAAGTGAAAAAAGTTATTATAGCTACCAATGCGTTCTCCACCGACGAAAATAAAAAATTAATCAAGCTGATTGAACAGCGATATAACTTAAAATTTTCTTTAGACAAGCAAAACAGACTCACCCTTTATGACAAACCGCAAATTTTTTATTTCATTCGTCTAATCAAACCATACGTACACAAAAGCATGAATCGGAAAATTCAACTCCCCATCATTAACAAAGAAACTTCGGCTAAACGAACTACTATTTATTTGCCAGTCTCCATTCCAATTCAACAACCTACAAAAGATATTCACACTCTATTAAACCGTCTGCCGATGTTGAACGCCAAATTGCATGAACCAAATATATATCATTCATTGTTCACTACCTATTTTCAAAAGTTAAGAATGAATAAGGCCACCTATAGAGCATACCAAATTCGGCTAACGTCAGAACAAATACACTGGCTGCATGAATGCCAAAATGCAACTGGATTTACTATAAGCCAAATTGTTCATTTATGCGCCATTCATCACATGTAA
- a CDS encoding flagellin has translation MRINHNIAALNTYRQLTAGTNAASKSMEKLSSGLRINRAGDDAAGLAISEKMRGQIRGLEQAARNAQDGISLIQTAEGALNETHAILQRMRELAVQAANDTNNNNDRAELQKEIVQLRDEIDRISNDTEFNTKKLLDGTLGTKVDMDTANTTLLTNGAVDGINYNGGLKAGTWTLTGQGDGSYTLSDGTVTYTSNIVAAGTAGTLDFQGKISIAVNNSIANDDLDGLTIEITGNQAIFHIGANAGQTTTLSINAMDASSLGISSIDISTQAGADSAITAIQNAIDTVSSERAKLGAIQNRLEHSINNLNTSAENLTASESRIRDVDYALAA, from the coding sequence ATGAGAATTAACCACAACATTGCAGCGTTGAATACGTATCGCCAATTAACTGCTGGTACGAATGCTGCATCCAAATCAATGGAAAAACTATCTTCTGGTCTTCGCATTAACCGTGCTGGTGACGATGCGGCAGGTCTTGCGATCTCGGAAAAAATGCGTGGACAAATTCGTGGATTAGAACAAGCAGCTCGTAACGCACAAGATGGTATTTCATTAATTCAGACTGCTGAAGGTGCACTTAATGAAACACATGCAATTCTTCAAAGAATGAGGGAGTTAGCAGTTCAAGCTGCCAACGATACAAATAATAATAACGACCGAGCAGAACTTCAAAAAGAAATTGTTCAGTTGAGAGACGAAATTGATCGTATTTCAAATGATACAGAATTCAACACTAAAAAGCTTCTTGACGGTACATTAGGTACAAAAGTAGATATGGATACAGCCAACACAACTCTTTTAACGAATGGTGCTGTGGATGGCATTAATTATAATGGGGGACTTAAAGCAGGTACTTGGACATTAACTGGTCAGGGTGACGGATCATATACACTTTCTGACGGTACTGTAACTTATACATCGAACATTGTTGCGGCAGGTACAGCTGGAACCCTCGATTTCCAAGGAAAAATTTCGATTGCAGTGAATAACTCTATTGCTAATGATGATCTAGATGGATTGACAATTGAAATAACTGGAAACCAAGCGATATTCCATATTGGTGCAAATGCAGGTCAGACTACTACGCTAAGTATTAATGCTATGGATGCTAGCTCTTTAGGTATATCTAGTATTGATATTAGTACTCAGGCTGGAGCAGACAGTGCAATTACAGCAATTCAAAATGCTATTGATACTGTTTCTAGTGAACGAGCAAAACTTGGTGCTATTCAAAATCGATTAGAACATTCTATTAACAACCTAAATACTTCTGCTGAAAACTTAACAGCATCTGAATCCCGCATCCGCGACGTAGATTATGCCTTAGCCGCTTAA
- the csrA gene encoding carbon storage regulator CsrA, whose amino-acid sequence MLVLTRKLKEAIQIGDDIEITVLAIQGDQVKLGINAPKHIEIHRKEIYLAIQAENNAASHASKSSLERLNEQLKHWKGGKQA is encoded by the coding sequence ATGCTTGTACTAACGCGCAAACTGAAAGAAGCGATTCAAATCGGCGATGACATCGAAATCACCGTCCTCGCCATCCAAGGCGATCAAGTGAAGCTTGGCATCAACGCACCGAAACATATCGAAATCCATCGCAAAGAAATTTACCTCGCCATCCAAGCCGAAAACAACGCCGCCTCCCACGCCTCCAAATCATCGCTCGAGCGGTTGAACGAGCAATTGAAACACTGGAAAGGGGGGAAACAAGCATGA
- the fliW gene encoding flagellar assembly protein FliW, with amino-acid sequence MKIATKYHGNIEIHEQDIVRFEQGIPGFLEEKQFVLLPLEDTPFIILQSVNTPALGFVLIEPFSYFPMYEIDLDDNTLEQLQIASEQDVALYVILTVADPFDDTTANLQAPIVINVHKRLGKQVILTNTNYKTKHRLFPEKVAK; translated from the coding sequence ATGAAAATCGCGACAAAATATCATGGAAACATTGAAATTCACGAGCAGGATATCGTTCGTTTTGAACAAGGAATTCCAGGTTTTTTAGAGGAAAAACAGTTTGTTTTATTACCACTCGAAGACACACCGTTTATCATTTTACAATCGGTGAACACACCCGCACTCGGTTTTGTCTTAATCGAGCCGTTTTCGTACTTTCCAATGTATGAAATCGACCTCGATGACAACACGCTCGAGCAGCTACAAATCGCTAGCGAGCAAGACGTCGCCTTATACGTCATTTTAACCGTCGCCGACCCGTTCGACGACACGACGGCGAACTTGCAGGCGCCGATTGTCATTAACGTTCATAAACGCCTTGGCAAGCAAGTTATTTTAACAAACACGAACTACAAAACGAAACATCGCCTCTTTCCTGAAAAAGTGGCGAAATAA
- a CDS encoding DUF6470 family protein produces the protein MRILQLRMEATFAKLAISTEAVQLEITQPPAEMAIEQPKPELEINVIRPRLTIDQSQAWAEMNLKHVFRLIEDAAKDGYETWLTYVATVSAQGDELMKIENGGDVIAEQAQANSEGPPLEFNIGFVPSPFSVKIGYEPGKLMMDWKIHKPLIDVKTHHPIIRYKQGAVYIDLAQRNSLRIDVVM, from the coding sequence ATGCGCATTCTGCAGCTTCGCATGGAAGCAACATTCGCCAAGCTCGCGATTTCGACCGAAGCCGTGCAACTAGAAATCACACAGCCGCCAGCCGAAATGGCGATCGAACAGCCAAAGCCAGAACTGGAGATCAACGTCATCCGTCCGCGCCTGACGATCGATCAGTCGCAAGCATGGGCAGAAATGAATTTAAAACATGTGTTTCGGCTTATCGAGGACGCGGCAAAAGACGGTTACGAAACATGGCTGACGTACGTAGCGACCGTTTCTGCGCAAGGTGACGAATTGATGAAAATCGAAAATGGCGGCGACGTCATCGCCGAGCAGGCGCAAGCAAATAGCGAAGGTCCGCCGCTCGAGTTTAACATCGGCTTTGTGCCGTCGCCATTTAGTGTCAAAATCGGCTACGAACCGGGCAAGCTAATGATGGATTGGAAAATTCATAAGCCGCTCATTGACGTAAAAACGCACCATCCAATTATCCGTTATAAACAAGGAGCGGTGTACATCGATTTGGCGCAGCGCAACTCGCTGCGCATCGACGTTGTCATGTAA
- the flgL gene encoding flagellar hook-associated protein FlgL, producing MRVTQSMLANNMLKHLSTSYANLGKYQEQLSTGKKINRPSDDPVVAMKGIAYRTNLTEVEQFKRNFSEAYNWVENSDAALDKATQALQRIRELVVQASNDTYEETQRQAISQEIKQLTEQLVTIANTKVGDKYIFNGTNTLQQPVQMVNGSITTSSNAEEVKIELAKGIYIGVNVDPTKVFHYDASQKGKGLFSDLQFLANDLDDPTKTGKDINEYLGYIDKHITNLLGVRAELGARMNRIELMEDRIDSQQVIAEKMLADNEDVDMEKVITDLKTQESVHRAALAVGARIIQPTLVDFLR from the coding sequence GTGCGCGTGACACAAAGCATGCTGGCAAATAATATGCTAAAACATTTAAGCACCAGCTACGCGAACTTGGGAAAATATCAAGAACAGCTTTCCACAGGGAAGAAAATTAACCGCCCATCGGATGACCCCGTCGTGGCGATGAAAGGAATCGCATATCGCACGAATTTAACGGAAGTCGAACAGTTTAAACGCAACTTTTCCGAAGCGTACAACTGGGTCGAAAACTCCGACGCGGCGCTCGATAAAGCGACGCAGGCATTGCAGCGCATTCGCGAGCTCGTCGTTCAGGCAAGCAACGACACGTATGAAGAAACGCAGCGCCAGGCGATCTCGCAAGAAATTAAACAGCTGACCGAACAGCTGGTGACGATCGCCAATACGAAAGTCGGCGACAAATATATTTTTAATGGCACAAATACGTTACAGCAGCCTGTGCAAATGGTGAACGGTTCCATTACAACATCGAGCAATGCAGAAGAAGTGAAAATCGAATTAGCGAAAGGCATTTATATTGGTGTCAATGTGGATCCGACGAAAGTGTTCCATTATGACGCTTCACAAAAAGGAAAAGGATTGTTCAGCGATTTGCAGTTCCTTGCTAACGATTTGGACGACCCAACTAAGACAGGAAAAGATATTAACGAATACCTTGGCTATATTGATAAGCATATTACGAACTTACTAGGCGTCCGCGCCGAGTTAGGAGCGCGCATGAACCGCATCGAATTAATGGAAGACCGCATTGATTCCCAACAAGTCATTGCGGAAAAAATGTTGGCCGATAATGAAGACGTAGATATGGAAAAAGTGATTACAGATTTGAAAACACAAGAAAGCGTGCATCGCGCCGCATTAGCGGTCGGCGCGCGTATCATCCAGCCAACGTTGGTCGACTTTTTGCGATGA
- the flgK gene encoding flagellar hook-associated protein FlgK translates to MLSTFHGLEAAKRGMMTQQSALYVTGHNVANANTPGFTRQRVNFVATEPFPAPGLNRPQIPGQMGTGVKVGSIERVREYFLDIQYRGENNKLGYWEARADAIAKMEDIMNEPSDNGLAKTMAQFWQALQDLSVSPENEGARSVVRQRGLAVVETFHYLANSLSQIQTDIGTQIGVAVTQINSLAKQISEINQQIASIEPNGYLPNDLYDERDRLIDELSKLINVQVEKHPTGGNAPATAEGTYDIYFLNGNEKIYLVQGGNFQFISFPNGQDVDGDKDHIKEMPPATGVTELQVGNTSVSFTSNNQVTFPMGKLRGLIEAYGYVNGQDSNGKPIVTGIYPDMLQNLDKLAYTFGTLFNEVHKQGYGLNGSTGVSFFAGLNQVDGAAKTIGLSAAIDDLANIAASTKQNESGNGNNAINLANVGSMLLSAGTVSLIGTTNTIQISTLNLPLTSGTIQTNYQGWIGKLGVDGEQANRMKNNSDVLRQSVEERRQSVSSVSLDEEMMNMIKFQHAYNAAARQITVVDEMLDKIINGMGIVGR, encoded by the coding sequence ATGCTTTCGACATTTCACGGATTAGAAGCCGCCAAGCGAGGCATGATGACCCAGCAGTCCGCCCTTTACGTGACGGGGCATAACGTTGCGAACGCAAACACACCTGGATTTACGAGACAGCGCGTCAATTTTGTGGCGACGGAGCCATTTCCCGCCCCTGGTCTGAATCGTCCGCAAATCCCTGGCCAGATGGGGACAGGTGTAAAAGTAGGTTCGATTGAGCGTGTGCGTGAATACTTTTTAGACATACAATATCGCGGGGAAAACAACAAGCTTGGTTATTGGGAAGCGCGCGCGGACGCCATCGCCAAGATGGAAGACATTATGAACGAACCGTCGGATAACGGATTGGCGAAAACGATGGCTCAGTTTTGGCAAGCGCTGCAAGATTTAAGTGTCAGTCCGGAAAACGAAGGGGCGCGGTCCGTTGTACGTCAGCGCGGGCTTGCAGTGGTGGAAACGTTTCATTATTTAGCAAACTCGTTATCGCAAATTCAAACGGACATCGGCACGCAAATCGGTGTGGCGGTAACGCAAATCAACTCGCTTGCCAAACAAATTAGCGAGATTAACCAACAAATTGCGAGCATCGAACCGAACGGCTATTTGCCAAACGATCTGTATGACGAACGAGACCGTCTTATTGATGAGCTTTCCAAACTGATTAACGTGCAAGTCGAAAAGCACCCAACCGGCGGTAACGCGCCAGCAACAGCGGAAGGGACATATGATATTTATTTCCTCAACGGAAACGAAAAAATATATCTCGTCCAAGGCGGCAATTTTCAATTCATTTCGTTTCCAAACGGTCAAGATGTGGACGGGGACAAAGACCATATCAAGGAAATGCCGCCGGCTACAGGAGTTACAGAATTGCAAGTGGGCAATACGTCCGTTTCCTTCACCAGCAACAATCAAGTCACGTTTCCGATGGGGAAACTGCGCGGGCTGATCGAAGCGTATGGCTACGTAAATGGGCAGGATAGCAATGGCAAGCCGATCGTGACGGGAATATATCCAGATATGCTACAGAACTTAGACAAGCTGGCTTATACGTTCGGCACATTGTTTAACGAAGTACATAAGCAAGGATACGGACTGAATGGCAGCACTGGCGTTTCCTTTTTTGCTGGACTGAATCAAGTAGACGGAGCGGCGAAAACGATTGGTCTCTCTGCGGCTATTGATGACCTCGCCAACATTGCCGCTTCTACAAAACAAAATGAATCGGGAAACGGCAACAATGCGATTAACCTTGCGAATGTCGGGAGTATGTTGCTTTCGGCGGGTACAGTCAGTTTAATTGGTACAACTAACACGATCCAGATCAGCACGCTCAATCTGCCGTTGACTTCTGGCACGATCCAAACGAACTACCAAGGCTGGATCGGGAAACTCGGCGTCGATGGCGAACAAGCGAACCGAATGAAAAACAATAGCGATGTCCTCCGCCAATCGGTAGAAGAGCGCCGTCAATCGGTCAGCTCCGTCTCTCTCGACGAAGAGATGATGAATATGATTAAATTCCAGCATGCCTATAATGCGGCAGCGCGGCAAATTACTGTCGTCGATGAAATGCTCGATAAAATCATCAACGGAATGGGTATCGTCGGAAGGTAG
- a CDS encoding flagellar protein FlgN: protein MRFAELISILQAHVKLHESLYKLAERKKEALKKNDIDALSALMKDEQKHILAIRQLEERRIRWLRAAFPNESIMTITRCLELADETERGELRQWHGRLTEAIARLKQANELNKQLLEQSLQFVTAMIDVMMPSAQPIAYNKANEYEAPPNRSIFESKA, encoded by the coding sequence ATGAGATTTGCGGAGCTTATTTCGATTTTGCAGGCGCACGTGAAGCTGCACGAAAGTTTATATAAGCTTGCCGAGCGGAAAAAGGAAGCGTTGAAAAAAAATGATATCGATGCATTGTCGGCTTTGATGAAAGACGAACAAAAACACATTTTGGCGATTCGGCAATTGGAAGAACGGCGCATTCGTTGGCTGAGAGCAGCGTTTCCAAACGAGTCGATCATGACAATCACGCGCTGTTTGGAGCTGGCTGACGAAACGGAGCGGGGAGAACTTCGCCAATGGCATGGACGGCTGACCGAAGCGATTGCTCGACTAAAGCAAGCCAATGAGCTAAATAAGCAGCTGCTCGAGCAGTCTTTGCAGTTTGTCACCGCGATGATTGATGTCATGATGCCATCGGCCCAGCCCATTGCTTACAACAAAGCGAACGAATACGAAGCGCCGCCAAACCGTTCGATCTTTGAGTCCAAGGCGTAA
- the flgM gene encoding flagellar biosynthesis anti-sigma factor FlgM translates to MKIHHVGPMNVNPYQRQYSRLDKQVSSANKKDQVEISEAAKELQEAAKWESARQEKVEKLKQQVQNGTYTIDSKAIARSIIQYYRNR, encoded by the coding sequence ATGAAAATTCATCATGTCGGCCCGATGAACGTCAACCCGTATCAGCGGCAATATAGCAGGCTCGACAAACAAGTGTCGTCCGCAAATAAAAAAGACCAAGTCGAAATTTCCGAAGCGGCGAAAGAACTGCAGGAAGCGGCTAAATGGGAAAGCGCGCGTCAGGAAAAAGTGGAAAAGCTAAAGCAGCAAGTACAAAACGGCACGTATACGATTGATTCAAAAGCGATCGCCAGAAGCATCATTCAATATTATCGAAACCGATAA
- a CDS encoding TIGR03826 family flagellar region protein, which yields MAELANCPKCGRLFVKQSSIRDVCDQCYKEEEKLFEKVYSYLRKRENRTATMTQVVEATGVSESLITKWIRTGRLQLVHFPNFGYPCESCGAMIREGQLCPKCRTKLQTELKWAEVEKQRERSKFMTYYTQKEEGR from the coding sequence GTGGCGGAACTGGCCAATTGCCCGAAATGCGGGCGGCTGTTTGTCAAGCAGTCGTCCATTCGTGACGTGTGTGACCAGTGTTATAAGGAAGAAGAGAAATTGTTTGAAAAAGTATATTCGTATCTCCGTAAACGCGAAAATCGCACCGCGACAATGACGCAAGTGGTCGAAGCGACGGGAGTGAGCGAGTCACTGATCACAAAGTGGATTAGAACGGGGCGTCTCCAGCTCGTTCATTTTCCGAATTTCGGCTATCCGTGTGAATCGTGCGGCGCAATGATCCGCGAAGGGCAGCTTTGCCCGAAATGCCGAACGAAGCTGCAAACGGAGTTGAAGTGGGCCGAGGTAGAAAAACAGCGGGAGCGGTCAAAATTCATGACTTATTACACACAAAAAGAGGAAGGACGCTAA
- a CDS encoding YaaR family protein has product MEVQKVTRASVANVSRKEETAMESVSFTEVMAKKRSDIVWERVQQQVQQIEEQGKKLAESRTIEDLKKYKRLVKQFLDDAVQNGLQLEEQRGFSRGGRARIYKIVKEVDRKLVELTNEVLQKEQKGLEILRLVGEIQGLIINIYT; this is encoded by the coding sequence ATGGAAGTGCAAAAAGTAACAAGGGCAAGCGTGGCGAACGTCAGCCGCAAAGAAGAAACGGCAATGGAATCAGTGTCATTTACCGAGGTGATGGCAAAAAAACGAAGCGATATTGTCTGGGAACGCGTGCAACAACAAGTCCAGCAAATAGAAGAACAAGGGAAAAAGCTCGCCGAATCGCGCACGATCGAGGATTTGAAAAAATATAAACGGCTTGTGAAGCAATTTTTGGATGACGCGGTCCAAAACGGGCTGCAGCTCGAGGAACAGCGCGGATTCAGCCGCGGCGGACGGGCGCGCATTTATAAAATTGTCAAAGAAGTAGATCGCAAATTAGTCGAACTGACCAATGAAGTACTGCAAAAAGAACAAAAAGGTTTAGAAATATTACGGCTTGTCGGCGAAATTCAAGGGCTGATCATTAACATTTACACATAA